CTCGTCGTCCATGCCCAGCAGGTCGTCCAGCGTCACGGCCTGCGCCAGTGAGAGCGTGCCAGCGCCGGTGCGGCTGAGCGCCGCCAGGTGGGCACCGCAGCCCAGCCGCTCGCCGATGTCCTCGGCCAGCGTGCGGATGTAGGTGCCCTTGCTGCAACGCACGTTGATCACCAGGGTTTCGGGGCGCTCAGCCTGCCAGTCGACGATGTCGATGGCGTGAATCGTCACCCGGCGCGGCATGCGCTCGACCGTCTGCCCGGCGCGGGCGTACTCGTAGAGCGCACGGCCCTGCACCTTCAGCGCGGAATGCATCGGCGGCAGCTGCTCGATCTCGCCGGTCAGCGCCGCACAGGCGGCTTCGACCGCGGCACGGTCGGTGGCCACTGGCCGCTCCTCGATCACCTGGCCCTCGCGGTCACCGCCTTCGGTGCGCTGGCCCAGGCGCAGGGTCGCGTGGTAGGCCTTGTCGGCCTCCAGGCTCACCTGGCTGAACTTGGTCGCGCCGCCAAAGCACAGCGGCAGCAGCCCGGTGGCGAGCGGGTCCAGCGTGCCCGTGTGGCCGGCCTTTTCGGCGCGCAGCAGGTTCTTGACCTTCTGCAGCGCGTCGTTGCTGGTCCAGCCCAGCGGCTTGTCCAGCAGCAGCACGCCATGCAACGCGCGGCGCGGCAGGCGCACCCGCGGCGCCGCGGTGGCGGCTCGCGCTGCGACGGCAGCGTCCTGCACGTCGGCAGATTCGGTGACAGCGGCAGTGGCGGACGTCATTTCGGCGGACATGGTGGGGCTCAGTCCTCGCTGTCCTTCGCGCGGCTGGCGTTGGCCTGGTTGATCAGCGCGCTCAGGTCCGCCGCCCGTTCGGTGGTGCGGTCGAAGTGGAAGTGCAGCGTGGGCACCGTGTGGATGGCCAGGCGCTTGAACAGCCCGTTGCGCAGGAATCCAGCGGCCTCGTTGAGGGCCGTCTCGCACTCCGCGGCGTCACCGACGAGCACGGAGAAGTAGACCTTCGCGTGGGCGTAGTCCGGCGTCACATCGACGCCACTGATCGTGACCATGCCGATGCGGGGATCCTTGAGTTCGCGGATCAGCTCGGCCACATCGCGCTGGATCTGGTCGGCCACGCGGAAGCTGCGGTTGGGTGTGGCTCGCTTGTGTCGCATGGGATTCCTTCAAACGAGGAGCCCCGCCAAGGCGGGGCTCCCGAAGCGCGTTTCCTGCCAGCCACGTGCGCGGATCCGGCTTGGCCGGTCCGCTGCACGGCGCCCCCTTCGGGGGGCAGCGACCAGCGGGAGCGTGGGGGCTCAGAGTGTCCGCGCCACTTCCTTGATCTCGAAGAACTCCAGCTGATCGCCCTCGGCGATGTCGGTGTAGTTCTTGAGCTTGATACCGCACTCGAAGCCTTCCTTGACTTCCTTGACATCGTCCTTGAGGCGTCGCACCGACTCCACCTCGCCGGTGTAGATGACGATGTTCTCGCGCAGCAGGCGGAAGCGGCAGTTGCGGCGCACCAGGCCCGAGGTGACCATCGAGCCGGCGATCGTGCCGATCTTGGTCGCCACGAACACCGTGCGGATCTCGGCCGTACCGATGGCCTCCTCGCGCTGCTCCGGTGCCAGCATCCCCGACATCGCCGCCTTGATCTCGTCGACCGCGTCGTAAATGATGTTGTAGTAGCGGATGTCGACGCCGTTGCCTTCGGCCAGCTTGCGAGCGCCCGCATCGGCACGCGTGTTGAAGCCGATGACGATGGCCTTGGAGGCCAGCGCGAGGTTGATGTCCGACTCGCTGATGCCACCCACCGCCGCGTGCACGATCTGCACCTTGACCTCGTCGGTCGACAGCTTGAGCAGCGAGGAAGCCAGTGCCTCCTGCGAGCCCTGCACGTCGGCCTTGATGATCAGCGGCAGGGACTGGACGTTGCCCTGGCCCATCGACTCGAACACGCTCTCCAGGTTCGCGGCCTGGCGCTTGTTCAGCGTCACTTCGCGGTACTTGCCCTGGCGGAACGTGGCGATTTCGCGAGCCCGGCGCTCGTCGGCCAGCACCATGAACTCATCGCCGGCCTGCGGCACCTCGGTGAGACCCTGGATCTCCACGGGGATCGACGGACCTGCCTCCTGGCAGGGCTTGCCGTCCTCGTCGAGCATGGCGCGGACACGGCCGAAGCTCTGGCCGGCCAGCACCGCGTCGCCGCGCTTGAGCGTGCCGGACTGCACCAGCACGGTGGCCACCGGGCCGCGGCCCTTGTCCAGGCGGGCTTCGATCACCAGGCCCTTGGCCAGCGCGTCGATCGGCGCCTTCAGTTCCAGCACCTCGGCGTGCAGCAGCACCTGCTCCAGCAGGGTGTCCATGCCAGCGCCGGTCTTGGCCGACACCGGGCAGAACGGCGAATCGCCGCCGAACTCTTCGGGCACCACGCCTTCGGCCACCAGCTCGGAGCGCACGCGCTCGAGGTTGGAATCGGGCTTGTCGATCTTGTTGATCGCCACCACCAGCGGCACCTTGGCGGCCTTCGCATGGGCGATGGCTTCCTTGGTCTGCGGCATCACGCCGTCGTCGGCCGCCACCACCAGGATGACGATGTCGGTGGCCTTGGCACCGCGAGCCCGCATGGCCGTGAAGGCCTCGTGACCCGGGGTGTCGAGGAAGGTGATCACGCCACGCGGTGTCTCGACGTGGTAAGCGCCAATGTGCTGCGTGATGCCGCCGGCTTCGCCCGCGGCCACGCGGGCACGGCGGATGTAGTCCAGCAGCGAGGTTTTGCCGTGGTCGACGTGACCCATCACGGTCACCACCGGCGGACGCTGGATGGACTCGCCCGACTCCTGGGCCGCATGCTCTTCCAGCAGGAAGGCATCCGGATCATCCAGCTTGGCGGGGAACGCCTTGTGGCCCATTTCCTCGACGAGGATCATGGCCGTTTCCTGGTCCAGCTGCTGGTTGATCGTGACCATCTGGCCCAGCTTCATCAGCTGCTTGATCACCTCGGAGGCCTTGACCGACATCTTGTGGGCCAGGTCGGCGACGGAAATGGTCTCCGGCACATGCACCTCGTGGATCTGCTGCTCAGCCGGCGCGGCAAAGGACGAACCCGAGTCACCCCGGTGATCGCCACGACGCCCGCCCCGGCCACCGGCCGGCGCACGCCAGCCGCCGCGTGAGGTGTCGGGGGCCCGACCCTTGTTGGCGGTGGCGCCCTTCTTCTTGGCATCGTCGGCCCAGCTGGAAGACAGCTTCTCCGACTTGACCGACTTCTTGTCGCCCGGCTTGGCGGCACCTGCCGGCGCGGGTGCACCCGGTGCACCCTTGGGCTTGTGGATGGTGCCCTTGATGCCGTCCTTGCCCGCAGCACCCGGTGCGGCTGCGGCCGGCTTGGGTTCCTCGGGCTTCTTGGCGGTCAGCACCTTCTTCGGTGCGGCCATCATGGCGCGGATCGCAGCGGCCTCGGCCTCGGCGGCCTTGCGGCGGCGCTCCAGGTCTGCCTGCTTCTGGGCCTCGCCAGCGGCGATGTCCGCCGCCTTGACCACGCGCAGCCCGGTGGGCGCCGTGGGGCCGCCTGGCGCAGCCGGGGCCGGCTTCACAGGAGCGGCGACAGGCGCCGGCACGGCACCACGCGGTGGCACCGGAATGGGTGTCGGAGCAGGAGCTGGTGCCGGTGCCGGCGCGGCAGCCACCGGCGCCTGGACCGTCGACCTGGACTTGCCTGCGGCGCTCTTGCGAGCGACTTCCAACGCCGCCGCCTCAGCCACGGCAGCGGCGCGGCGATCCGTGGTGTCTGCCACCTTGTCGGCGTTCTCAGCCTTCTCGGCAGCGGCACGCTCGGCAGCAGCACGCTCGGCGGCCACACGCTCGGACGCGGCACGCTCTGCAGCTTCCCGTTCGGCAGCGACCCGTTCAGCAGCTTCCCGCTCGGCTCGTTCGGCCTGTTCACGGGCCTCGCGTTCGGCGCGTGCCCGCTCCTCGGCAGCGCGGCGTTCGGCAGCGGCCAGTTCTTCCTCGCGCAGCCGATCGGCTTCCAGACGGGCAGCCTCCTCGCGCCGGGCGAGTTCGGCCTGCTCGGCGTCCTCTTCCGTCACGCTGACGCCAGCACCGCCAGGCACGTCGTCGCGCTTGACGAACACCCGCTTCTTGCGAACCTCCACCTGGATCGTGCGGGCCTTGCCGGAGGCGTCGGCCTGCTTGATCTCACTGGTGGACTTCTTGGTCAGCGTGATTTTCTTGCGGTCGGCACTGTGGGTGCCGTGCGAGGTACGAAGGAAGGACAACAGCCGTTCCTTGTCCGAGTCGGTGAGCGCGTCGCTGACCGACGTCTTGCTCACCCCCGCGTGTTGAAGTTGCTCGAGCACCGTCGTTGCCGGGCGGTTGAGCTCGGCAGCGAACTGGGCAACGGTGGTCACAGCCATGTCTTGTATTCCTTGCGACGTGCGTGCGAGGTGTCGCTCTGGGTCGGGGCGGTCGTTTCGATCAGCGACGGTTTCAAGCGGTGAACCAATGCTCACGCGCCTTCATGATCAGGGCCTTGGCAGCGGCTTCGTCGACTCCGGTCATCTCGGTCAACTCGTCCACCGCCAGATCAGCCAGATCGTCGCGGGTATGGATGCCGCCATCGGCCAGCTTGCCGATCAGTTCGGGCGTCAAGCCCTCCAGATCGCGCAGGTCCTGCGACACCTCGTCGACGCGCTCTTCCTTGGCGATTTCCATCGTCAACAGCACGTCCTTGGCGCGATTGCGCAACTCCTGGACCGTATCCTCGTCAAAGGATTCGATTTCCAGCATTTCCTGCAGCGGCACGTAGGCCACCTCTTCCAGGCTGGCGAATCCTTCGGCGATCAGGATGTCGGCCACCTCCTCGTCGACGTCGAGCTTCTCGACGAAGAGCTTGCGGATGCCATCGCTTTCCTGCGCCTGCTTGGCGGCCGATTCCTCGGCCGTCATGATGTTGATCTTCCAGCCCGTGAGCTCGGAAGCCAGACGCACGTTCTGCCCGCCACGGCCGATGGCGATGGCGAGGTTTTCCTCGTCCACCACCACGTCCATCGCGTGTTTTTCCTCGTCCACCACGATGGACTGCACGTTCGCCGGCGCCAGCGCGCCGATCACGAACTGCGCCGGGTCGTCCGACCACAGCACGATGTCCACGCGCTCGCCAGCGAGCTCGTTGGTCACGGCATTGACGCGCGACCCCCGCACGCCGACGCAGGTGCCGATCGGATCGACGCGCTTGTCGTGCGACACCACGGCGATCTTGGCGCGCGAGCCGGCATCGCGGGCACAGCTCTTGATCTCCAGCAGGCTCTGCTCGATCTCCGGCACCTCCTGCCGGAACAGTTCGATCATGAAGACAGGCGCCGAACGGGACAGGACGATCTGCGGGCCGCGCAGGGTCGGATCGACCTCCATGATCATCGCCCGCACGCGGTCGCCGCTGCGCAGGTTCTCCTTCGGGATCAGTTCGGTGCGCTTCAGGCGCCCCTCGACCCGCCCGGCCTCGATGATCAGGTCACCCTTGTCCAGGCGCTTGACGGTGCCGGAGAAAATCTTGTCGCCGCGCGACAGGAAGTCATTGAGCAGCGTCTCGCGCTCAGCATCCCGGATCTTCTGCAGGATCACCTGCTTGGCCGCCTGGGCACCGATTCGCCCGATCGGCACCGACTCGACCGGCTCTTCGAGGTAGTCGCCTACCTCGATGTCATCGATCTGCTCCTTGGCCTCGAAATGCAGGATCTCGGCCTCGGGCAACTGCAGACCTGCCTCATCGGGCACGACGTGCCAGCGGCGGAAGGTCTCGTAGACCCCGGTCTCGCGGTCGATGGCGACGCGGATGTCCACCTCA
The Sphaerotilus microaerophilus DNA segment above includes these coding regions:
- the rbfA gene encoding 30S ribosome-binding factor RbfA, coding for MRHKRATPNRSFRVADQIQRDVAELIRELKDPRIGMVTISGVDVTPDYAHAKVYFSVLVGDAAECETALNEAAGFLRNGLFKRLAIHTVPTLHFHFDRTTERAADLSALINQANASRAKDSED
- the nusA gene encoding transcription termination factor NusA, which produces MNRELLMLVDAISREKNVDREVVFGAVESALASATKKLYEGEVDIRVAIDRETGVYETFRRWHVVPDEAGLQLPEAEILHFEAKEQIDDIEVGDYLEEPVESVPIGRIGAQAAKQVILQKIRDAERETLLNDFLSRGDKIFSGTVKRLDKGDLIIEAGRVEGRLKRTELIPKENLRSGDRVRAMIMEVDPTLRGPQIVLSRSAPVFMIELFRQEVPEIEQSLLEIKSCARDAGSRAKIAVVSHDKRVDPIGTCVGVRGSRVNAVTNELAGERVDIVLWSDDPAQFVIGALAPANVQSIVVDEEKHAMDVVVDEENLAIAIGRGGQNVRLASELTGWKINIMTAEESAAKQAQESDGIRKLFVEKLDVDEEVADILIAEGFASLEEVAYVPLQEMLEIESFDEDTVQELRNRAKDVLLTMEIAKEERVDEVSQDLRDLEGLTPELIGKLADGGIHTRDDLADLAVDELTEMTGVDEAAAKALIMKAREHWFTA
- the truB gene encoding tRNA pseudouridine(55) synthase TruB encodes the protein MSAEMTSATAAVTESADVQDAAVAARAATAAPRVRLPRRALHGVLLLDKPLGWTSNDALQKVKNLLRAEKAGHTGTLDPLATGLLPLCFGGATKFSQVSLEADKAYHATLRLGQRTEGGDREGQVIEERPVATDRAAVEAACAALTGEIEQLPPMHSALKVQGRALYEYARAGQTVERMPRRVTIHAIDIVDWQAERPETLVINVRCSKGTYIRTLAEDIGERLGCGAHLAALSRTGAGTLSLAQAVTLDDLLGMDDEQRVALLRPVDVLLTDWPKVELSLADAGRFLSGMRRRVELADTPRLRVYGPGGHAFLGSAHVTAGELISDRLLSPIEVEAQLLAAQAALNRSAASRGASAS
- the infB gene encoding translation initiation factor IF-2 encodes the protein MAVTTVAQFAAELNRPATTVLEQLQHAGVSKTSVSDALTDSDKERLLSFLRTSHGTHSADRKKITLTKKSTSEIKQADASGKARTIQVEVRKKRVFVKRDDVPGGAGVSVTEEDAEQAELARREEAARLEADRLREEELAAAERRAAEERARAEREAREQAERAEREAAERVAAEREAAERAASERVAAERAAAERAAAEKAENADKVADTTDRRAAAVAEAAALEVARKSAAGKSRSTVQAPVAAAPAPAPAPAPTPIPVPPRGAVPAPVAAPVKPAPAAPGGPTAPTGLRVVKAADIAAGEAQKQADLERRRKAAEAEAAAIRAMMAAPKKVLTAKKPEEPKPAAAAPGAAGKDGIKGTIHKPKGAPGAPAPAGAAKPGDKKSVKSEKLSSSWADDAKKKGATANKGRAPDTSRGGWRAPAGGRGGRRGDHRGDSGSSFAAPAEQQIHEVHVPETISVADLAHKMSVKASEVIKQLMKLGQMVTINQQLDQETAMILVEEMGHKAFPAKLDDPDAFLLEEHAAQESGESIQRPPVVTVMGHVDHGKTSLLDYIRRARVAAGEAGGITQHIGAYHVETPRGVITFLDTPGHEAFTAMRARGAKATDIVILVVAADDGVMPQTKEAIAHAKAAKVPLVVAINKIDKPDSNLERVRSELVAEGVVPEEFGGDSPFCPVSAKTGAGMDTLLEQVLLHAEVLELKAPIDALAKGLVIEARLDKGRGPVATVLVQSGTLKRGDAVLAGQSFGRVRAMLDEDGKPCQEAGPSIPVEIQGLTEVPQAGDEFMVLADERRAREIATFRQGKYREVTLNKRQAANLESVFESMGQGNVQSLPLIIKADVQGSQEALASSLLKLSTDEVKVQIVHAAVGGISESDINLALASKAIVIGFNTRADAGARKLAEGNGVDIRYYNIIYDAVDEIKAAMSGMLAPEQREEAIGTAEIRTVFVATKIGTIAGSMVTSGLVRRNCRFRLLRENIVIYTGEVESVRRLKDDVKEVKEGFECGIKLKNYTDIAEGDQLEFFEIKEVARTL